In bacterium, the genomic stretch ACCACGCCGAGCAGGAGGGCATCGACTTCCACCTGCTGCACTCCCCCATCGAGATCGTCGACGACGGCAAGGGCGCGGTGGGCGCCATCCGTTGCCAGGAGATGGAGCTGGGCGAGCCCGACGCGAGCGGACGCCGGCGCCCCGTGCCCATCGAGGGCAAGGTGCGCGAGTTCGCCGTGGACACCGTGGTGATCTCCATCGGCCAGGGCCCGAACCCGCTGCTGTCGGCGGACTGCCCCGAGCTGGCGCGGGACGCGAAGAAGGGCACCATCGTCATCGACGAGAACATGCAGACGAGCTTCGACAACGTCTTCGCTGGCGGCGACATCGTCACCGGCGGTGCCACGGTGATCCTGGCCATGGGCCAGGGCCGGGTCGCGGCCGACGCCATGCACCGCTACCTGACGACGGGCGATCCCAACGATCCGGCCGGCAGGACCGGCGAGGTTTGCCCGAACCTCATGTAGTTCCGTACATTTCCGCTGCGGGGACACCACCCGCGTTCCCGGTCGGGCCTGCATCCCGGCCAGGAAGAGAAGAGCGCCCCCTCGGTACCGGTCGAGGGGGCGTTCTGTTTCCGGGGCGATGCGGGGTCGGGTCAGGCGCCGGTGAGGTCGCGCGCCAGATCGGCCAGCACCCGCGGGTAGAGTTCGCACTCGGCGGCGAAGACCCGCGCCGCGAGGGACGCCACGTCGTCGTCAGGCCGGACCGGGACCCGGGCCTGGCCCAGGATGCGGCCGTGGTCGTAGACCTCGTCGACCAGGTGCACGGTGCAGCCGGTCTCGGTCTCGCCCGCGGCGAGCACCGCCTGGTGCACCCGGTCGCCGTAGAAGCCCTGCCCTCCGTAGGCCGGCAGCAGGGCCGGGTGGATGTTCACCACCGGACCGGTGAAGCCGTCGGGTTTGATGTAGTAGCAGAGATAGCCCGCCAGGACGATGAGCCGCGGCGCGTGGAGCGCGAGCCAGGCGTTGATGGCGGCGTTGTGGGCGGCGGCGTCCGGATAGTCGCGCCGGCGGAATACCGCCACGGGCGTGCCGTGGTCGCGGGCCACGGCCACGCCGCGCGCGTCGCCGCGGCTGCTGACCACCGCCGCGATCTGCAGGGGCAGGCTGCCGTCGGCGATGCGGGCGTGGAAGTTCTCCAGGGTGCGGCCGCTGCCCGAGAGCAGGACCGCGGCTTTCACCGGTGCGGACACGGGGTCACCTCTCGTCGTCGACCGCGGGGGCGCGGCGGGAATCGTGCTCGTCGCGCAGACGCGCGAGCACCCGG encodes the following:
- a CDS encoding phosphoribosylglycinamide formyltransferase, with product MKAAVLLSGSGRTLENFHARIADGSLPLQIAAVVSSRGDARGVAVARDHGTPVAVFRRRDYPDAAAHNAAINAWLALHAPRLIVLAGYLCYYIKPDGFTGPVVNIHPALLPAYGGQGFYGDRVHQAVLAAGETETGCTVHLVDEVYDHGRILGQARVPVRPDDDVASLAARVFAAECELYPRVLADLARDLTGA